The Mercurialis annua linkage group LG7, ddMerAnnu1.2, whole genome shotgun sequence genome includes the window CAATTCACGATTGTTGAATCAGTTTGCTCTTTCGACTGTGATTGCTCTTGTGAAGCTCTGAGGTGAGCTTTTTTTCCTTTAGGAGTGAAGGCAAGATCCGACTTTCAATTGTCATTTATTAGAAATGGATAGATTTGAAAATACTAATAGATAAAATCatcttaaaattataaatgaataattatagacaaatttatttaattaaatggaCAATTAGAAAAACGGAGGGACTACTAACTTCCGCTAACTCGCGATAATAACTAATATAGATTAGATATATCTTTGCTATCAAATAAACAGTTctttagaaaaaatatatattataattatgatatataaaattaaaattaaaataaaataattaatactttttctaaaaaaatagtattacaAAAAATAGCATTCCGCACTATAGGGTCTAAAAGGTCTGCTATCTCTATGTCCAAACACGGTCAACACTGCACCGAAGGATTTTAATTCTCGTTTTTCTTTTCAGAACCCAGACACTCTCACTCACACTCATAATTTCCGATTTGCGAATTCTTAATCTAACACCCAAAAATGCCACCTTTCACCGCCGCCAGATCAATTTTCCGATCAGCCTCCTCCGCTCGCAGTGCCGCAACACGCTTGGcttccaaaaccaaaccaaataccTCACCAGCTTCTCCATTTCGCACCTCTCCCAACAACAAGAAGCCTCTGTCTCAGTCCCTCTTAAGGTCACATTTCATTAATAAggattttttttctgttttcatTGCCCTTTTAATATTCAAGCGGTTGCCCGCACGGGTTTGGCGCGGGTTCAAATCCCGCTACACCCTTTAATAAATGGAGTGGTTGGAATTGAGCTGCTGGCCATTATAGTGCGAAATAtcaggtatgtgggcttgcttgcgggcggtccacatccTGGTTTTTGACTGTGATCCTGAGCTTCGGCTTGGGagagtgagtcctcgtcaaaaaatattaaagcgGTTTCTATAGCTGGGTTATATCGTTTTTCTTGTTATGAAATCCTgtgtttttattcattttacGGTTACATTCTGATGATTTTGTCTGTTTATTATGTATTTGAGAGTTCTCTAAACTGGAATTATGTTTCTTTGTGACGAAAGGCGGCCGGTGGGAATGAGCTTTTGTGTAGAATCGATGATGCCATATCACACGGTTACTGCTTCTGCATTGATGACTTCGATGCTTTCTATCTCTCGGGATGGCTACGGTTGGCTTCTTGAAGGTATTAAAAATGCTTTCTTTCTTTCTAATCGAAATTTTAGTTCAATTCATGTTTTCGGAACTTGTTATTAAGTGGGTGTTTGTATTATGCTTCGAGTTATGCTGTTTCTAAGTTGTACATTTGGCTTTCATTGTTGACTTGTGTGTTTAGCCACTCCGCTATTACGGTTGCAAAAAAAATACTGTTTACTCGAGCCATAccgttggtttttttttttggctttgacattttttttttcattatctCGATTGCAGAATAGATCATTCGCACCTTCATGCTTGATTTTTTGAATAAGTGCATGTTCTTCTCTTTTATGTTGTAGGAAAAGATGAGACTAGATGAAGATCAGAACAAAGATGGTTGATTTGGATTTATTGTTTTCTGAGCATTTTTACTAAAGAAGTAGTATCACCGATCATGTATAAACTAGGAAAGTCTGTTTCATCAAACGTGTATTTTTCATGTTCCTTGAGGCTTGAAGCTTTAATACGTTTTTTCCTTTTATTGAACCAAAAGTCCTTTTAAATTTGAGATCTGACGGGGTTATATTTGTGTGGTTTTAGATTGTCCAACTTCTTTCAAATCAGGGTTTAACTTGTTGACTTGAAATTCTTGTTATTATTTGAGAAATATCGACCTGGTCAGTTGGGGTGTATActgattatttttattcaatcaGCTTGCAATGATGATGTGTGATGATAATTCAGAGGATTCAAGCAAGTTTTAGTGCCAAATCCACATTTAGAAGTTTTGAATGAGCTGCTGAGGAGACAAGTTGGCATTTCTTGAGCTTTGAAATCTAGAGTGAATAGTAGGTTTTCGACCTATTTCTGTAGCCATAAGACACCGACTTTGCTTTCCCTGATACTCAATGCTTGATGTATCTCTTACTCAGTCAGCTGCAAGATACTTCCATTAAGATTGATTAATATACCATCTGTCACTTTTTCGGAATTGTTATAATGTTAATAATCAACTCCTTTCTTAAAAGCTTGTCTCTGTATGGACTGGAGTTTTTACTAGTGTGCGGAAACTAGAAGTTGTTAGCAGCTCCtatttatgtataattatttCGTATCAGATAGCAAGACGGCTTTGTTATGAATGTATGCCATATTTGGCAGCCTCAGAACGCCGGATATCACTATGTGCTGAGTTGATTGATATTCATGCATTTGACGCAAGCTTCACTTGTACTTTTTAGGCTTGCTAATGATATGCAAGCTTCACTTATGTGGTAGTTTTTTTCCATCATGATTCTTCTGTAGTTCCCAACTGACTAGAGTAGAAATTGCCCATGTAAGTTAAGGACATTATGTATGCCCAACTACATATAGCTCGGGGGTGTTGTGTGCATTTCATCATTTAGAGTATTTTGTGCTTGTGTCTGACTATTTATTTATTGTGCGTTTAGGGCTGTAATGGACAATTCAGGCATGGCGAAAGTCTTTGTTGAGCTTTCCTCTTATTCCTTGTTTTGCTTAACCTTGAAGCGGGTTCAGTGTAgcttaaataaattactcttgttATTGTGTGGAAAATAATTCCATATTGATCtttaaatgtattttatttttgtggaTGGTTAAATTGAAAGTGACAGGTTATAAGCATTGCTGCGCCTTGTTTGTTATCAAGAAATCGGATTACATTACTATCTACTCGATCTCTATGTTgattaaattcttaaattttgtaAAGTAAGTGCTTTTATAGAGAagctaaattaaataattggcATATAATTAGGTTTTATACAATGCTCTGATTCCAAATGTTTGGAGCTGCCTTCTCATTTCCATGCAGAGCATAAAACACCAAATCAACTCCTGACGCGGGATATCATCCTCATCAGAAAAGAGTCGAAACAAAAATTGATAGTTCCGAGCACAATAGAGAGTTTCTGGAACACTCGAATCTCGAACATATTCGAGTTGTGAAAAAAACTGAAGTAAAATAAATGCATCAGCACCAATAAATTATAACATTCGGATATAATTCATTTCCaatatgataattaattataaattagcaTTCCCAACACCATTCAAAATTACATCTTAACCAAAAAATTATACCATACTAACATGTTTTCTTAGTCAAACAACTCACAATGAGGAATTAAATGATGTCTTCCactaaattttcaaatattcaCTTCCTAACCATACCAGTTAATCATCCCTGAACAGTAACAAGTTCATATTCAACTAGAGAAAGATTGTTATTTTCTTGAACCGTGAAACTTGCAGGTTCAGTAGCTTCGACACGTCCCCACTTGTCTACCGC containing:
- the LOC126656183 gene encoding protein NUCLEAR FUSION DEFECTIVE 6, mitochondrial-like isoform X1 gives rise to the protein MPPFTAARSIFRSASSARSAATRLASKTKPNTSPASPFRTSPNNKKPLSQSLLRRPVGMSFCVESMMPYHTVTASALMTSMLSISRDGYGWLLEACNDDV
- the LOC126656183 gene encoding protein NUCLEAR FUSION DEFECTIVE 6, mitochondrial-like isoform X2 translates to MPPFTAARSIFRSASSARSAATRLASKTKPNTSPASPFRTSPNNKKPLSQSLLRRPVGMSFCVESMMPYHTVTASALMTSMLSISRDGYGWLLEGKDETR
- the LOC126656183 gene encoding protein NUCLEAR FUSION DEFECTIVE 6, mitochondrial-like isoform X3; translation: MPPFTAARSIFRSASSARSAATRLASKTKPNTSPASPFRTSPNNKKPLSQSLLRRPVGMSFCVESMMPYHTVTASALMTSMLSISRDGYGWLLEGL